The nucleotide window ATATCTTCATCAAGTTCTTCTATGGAACTTGACCGGTTAAGCTGGAGCTGGATCTTACCGCCCCATTCGTTGACAACCACATTTTTCAACACATAGCTCTTACCCTCTTCCATATCCGGAAGTTCGGAACTAGCCCAGTTAGTGAATTTGATAACCCCTGTGGGATCCCCTATAAGCCCTGCCTGCTCAATCGATTCATGAGAGTTTTCCCAGAGCTGAACTACTTTTCCTTTGACTGTAGCCCACTGGCCTCCAGAAAGGTCGGAAATATTCCTGAGTTCGGATTCTCTTGCAGCCGGTGTGAAGTCACCGCCTCCGACTCCAATGGCTTCATCCAGTTTTTCTATAGAAGTATTCTTATTAAGCTGAACCTGGAATCTGCCATTGTACTCTCCTACAACAACGCTCCTGAAGAGATAACTCTCTCCCTGTTCAAGCTCAGGCAGTTCGGCATTTTTCCATTCGGTAAACTTTATAATTCCGGTTTCATCTCCCAGTAATCCTACCTGAGAGATGGACTCATGAGTGTTTTCCCAGAGCTGGACAACCTTTGCCTTAAGATTTGCCCACTGTCCATTTTCCGAAATATCCATAATCTTAGTAAGCTGCGGCTCAGCCTGCCTGGTGTAAAATTCATTCTTAGGAATAGCATATTTCTTCAAAAAGTAATTGGTCACGCTGCGCTGAGCTTCGTTTGAAGGAACTTTAAATTTCGTAATCAGTTCATCAAGTCTGCTTTCGATATCCTCTACAGGTACATCGATGCCAAGTTTTAAAAATCGATCTCGAATAGATTGGGCTGTTTGTTTCATTCTTCCTACCTCAAGCCTCTTGTTTATCTTGTATTGTGTAGAGAGGCGTTTTAAACTACAACGCCACAACATATAAAGTTAAGGAAAGCAGATTGAAAGTATTCGCATCAAGGCCGGCATTCGGTATATGGTAAACCTCCTCTTAAAGACTGAGAGACCATAAGAAATTGGCCCTAGAGACTCAATCCGATGCATAGGAAAAACTATTATTTTGAGACTGTTTTTAAATTCCCGATGCATAATTCCTGCTTCCTGCTTGAGCTCAATTTTGAAGTTACTTCAGTTTATCATTAAATTTTTTTTAAGAGACTATGTGCGCATACTATACTTAAACTTATTTGCCCAAAAATTTTGTATCATACAAAGAACTAACCCGTTTTTTAAAAAATTAAAAATATACCGATTTTTATAAATTATTCTTCAGTGGACCTTATCAAAATGCCCATAAAGACTTATAAATATTTTTTGTTTTTGAGATAAGTCCTGTAAAGGTCAGATTCATTAATATATTTCTATTAATATGTTTCATTTAACCGTGTTGCTTCAAGAGTAGGTTACAGGTTTGTTTTGAACACCTGCTATTTATACAGATAAGCAATTCCATAACTAAAATCAAATTGTTCATTGGTGCCTTATTCTTTATGGATCAAAGTGGTTCTATCTCCGTTCTTGAAGTCTCCAAGCTCCATGAAACTAAGGTAACGTTGATCACCTCCTTTGTACAATGGAGTATTGAGTTTAAATGAATAGTATGGAAGTAAATATTCAGGCCTGGCCAAAAAGTGAGTATCCTTAAACGATTCCCAGAACTTCAGTATTATTTGAAGCCTTTTGTTTGTGATTATATAGAAAATTAAGGAAGCATCCAGAAAAGTATTAAGAGGTAGATTAAATTTTCCATAAATTGCGGCAACTACTTCTTAAATATATGACAGTGAATTAAAACTTCCAATGGAAAGAATTTATCAAGAATTGTCCAGATTCTCAAGGGTTAGGAAGCATAAGGCATAAAAAGTAGGAAATACATACCGGAGTTATAAAATAAATAAGTTTTGGCACTTTCAAAAAGATAAAACGGCTATAAAAAATAGTACATAGGATAGAATTCTTTCGGAATCCCCGGATTTATGGTATTGAGTTGTTTATCTATAGGAAAAACTTATTTCCTAATTATATAGGGATTACTTTTTTATTGTTAGTTGTCCCTTGTAAAGACAGAATACTCTAGATATATTTAGGTATGGTTATTTTGTTTAAAACTTTCGAAGGTAATGTATAAATTCTAAAAAAGGTTCTTTAAATTATGAAAGCTATTATCCTTGCAGCAGGAGAAGGGCTGCGCTGCAGGCCTCTTACTCTAACTCGTTCAAAAGTAATGCTTCCTATAGCCAACAGGCCTATTTTAGAGCATGTAATAGGTTCGCTTGAAAAAAATGGAATAACTGATATTATACTAGTTGTTGGATATAAAAAAGAACGCATAATGGACTATTTCGAAGACGGGCTAAACTTCGGAGTAAAAATAAAGTACGTTGAACAGAGAGCTCAGCTAGGTACTGCACATGCAATTGAGCAGGCAAAAAAGTGGATTGACCCCGAGGATTCAGTATTTCTCGTGCTCAATGGAGACAACCTGGTAGAACCGAAAACTATAGCAGATCTTTTGAATAATTATGAAGGGGACGCAAGCCTTCTAACTGTTCGGATGGAAGAGACTGCAGGCTATGGTGTGGTTCTTAAAGAGAAAGAAAGAGTAACAAAAATTCTGGAAAAAAGACCTGGAGACCTGAGCCGTATTGTGAATACCGGAATTTATATTTTTACGCCAAATGTCTTTGAAACCATCGAAAAAACTCCGATATCTGAAAATGGAGAGTATGCAATAACCGATACCCTCCAGCTTATGATTGACGAAGGAAAAATCGTTACTTCCGTTTCTACCGAATCAAAGTGGCTTGATGCTGTCCATTCCTGGGATCTGTTAAAAGCTAATGCCACAGTCTTAAACTCAGACAGGAACCTGAAGCTTGAAGGAGAAATTGAAGATGGAGTTTTCCTCAGTGGAAAGGTGGCAGTAGGAAAAAATACCAGGATTCGTTCAGGCACTTACATTGTAGGCCCTGTAGTCATAGGGGAAAACTGTGATATCGGCCCCAATGTAGTTATTCTGCCCTCCACAACAATAGGAGACAATGTATCGATCAGGTCATTTACCGAAATACAGAACAGCATAATAATGAATGACTGCAGGATATACTCACATGGACGGATCTCTAACTCCATAATTGGAAGCAACAATACAATTGGTTCAGGTTTCTTTGTTGAAGAAAAAGAAGGTCTATCGATCATAATGAACGGAACCGTTCATCGAGCTCCCAAACTCGGTACCATCTTCGGAGACGACAACCGGATTGGGAATAGCGTACTTGTGAAAGCAGGAGTGACAATAGCTGTTGACTGCCAGGTTGAATCTGGAAATACTATATATAAGGACCTGTCCCGTCATTCGGTTGTTCTTTAACCCTTAAAGGTGGAAAAATGTGTGGAATTGTAGGATATGCAGGAGAAAACTCTGCTGCATCTGTTATCATAGAATCTCTCAAAAAACTCGAGTATCGTGGATATGACTCTGCTGGAATTTCGATTCTGAACAACGGAATTGATACTTATAAGTCAGTAGGTAAAATTGTAAATCTTGAAGCCACGATTCCAGACGGAACAAGTGGCAACATCGGAATAGGGCACACTCGCTGGGCAACCCACGGACGACCCAGCACAACAAATGCTCATCCGCATACCTCCGGAAACCCATGTAAGATCTCGGTTGTACATAACGGAATTATAGAGAACTACATGGCATTGAAAGAACAACTGACTGCAGAAGGATATGAATTTAAATCGGAAACTGATACCGAAGTGGTCGCACACCTCCTGCATAAGCACATATACGGTCAGCCCGATGGAAGAGAAGTAAAATGTGAACTTCTTACAGGACTGCGGGAAGCGCTAAAAGAGATAGAAGGTTCTTATGCCCTTGCAGTTCTCTGTGCTGACGAACAGGGAAAACTCGTGCTTGCTCGAAAAGACAGCCCACTTGTTATAGGACTCGGCAAAGGAGAGAACTTTGCCGCATCGGATGTAACTGCTTTTTTGAATTATACAAGGGACGTAATTTTCGTAAATGACCTTGAAACTGCAATTCTTACCCCTACCAGTGTAGAGATCTTTGACAGAGAAGGAAAAGTCTGCGAAAAGAGAATAGAAAAAATTGAGTGGGACTTTGAAGCTGCTGAGAAAGCCGGTTACGAACACTTCATGCTTAAGGAGATCCACGAGCAGGTGAGTGCAATTCATAATACACTTGCAGGTAAAGTCTCGGAACTTGAAGGAACAATAGATCTCAAAGAACTAAGTATGACCGACGAGGAGATCAGGAAACTTTCAAGAGTCCAGATTCTGGCATGTGGAACCTCCTGGCATGCAGGACTGCTTGGGAAATATCTTTTTGAGCAGCTTGCAGGAATTCATTGCGATATAGACATCTGCTCGGAGTACAGGTACAGAAGCCCGGTTATAAGTGATGGAACTATTGCCATTGCAATTACCCAATCTGGAGAGACTGCAGATACTCTAGCGGCTGTTAGGGAAATAATGTCTTACAATTGCCCCACGCTAGCAATCACAAATGTTGTGGGAAGCACCATTACAAGAGAAGCTAATAGTGTGCTCTATACCAGAGCAGGGCCTGAAATTGGAGTTGCTGCGACCAAGACTTTCAGTACCCAGCTTACGCTTCTTTATATTCTCGCCGTAAAATTTGCCCTGGCAAGAGGCAAGCTAAGTCCTAATTACGTTAAAGGATTCATCACGGGTTTAAGAAAAGTACCAGGTCAGATTCAGCAGATTCTTAACCAGAAAGAAGCAGTGAAGGAATGTGCAGAGAATTTTGCTCATGCAGAGAACTACTTCTTCCTCGGCAGGCACTTTAACTATCCTATTGCCCTCGAAGGAGCTCTCAAACTAAAAGAAATTTCATATTTGCATGCAGAGGGTTTTGCCGCAGGCGAACTTAAACATGGGCCGATTGCGCTGCTTGAGAAAGGAACGCCTGTAGTTACCATTGCAACAAGAGGGCAGACTTACGATAAGGTGCTGAGCAATATAAAAGAAGTAAAAGCCAGGGATGCAACGGTTATCGCAGTGGCTGATAACAAAGACACCGAGATCGGAAAGTATGCGGATGTTGTCCTTACAATTCCTCAAACTAGCGAACTGCTATCTCCGCTGCTCAGTGTTGTAGTCCTTCAACTGCTTGCTTACTATACTGCCCTTGCTCGTGGATGTTCGATTGACAAACCGCGTAATCTTGCAAAAAGTGTCACTGTAGAATAACGGAAAGACTAAAAATTTAAAATCAAAATTAAGAGAATTCAAGAAAACATACTTCAGGAAATTGGGATTGGGACATATGAAACTCTTCGGATCTTCAGGAATAAGAGGGATAGCAAATAAAGAAATTACGCCCGAACTTGCGCTTAAGGTAGGGCTTGTATTGGGAAGCCGGAAAAAAACTGCGGTTATCGGGAGAGACCCTAGAGTTTCAGCCCCTATGATCGAACATGCTCTGATTGCTGGACTGACGGCTACAGGCTGTGCTGTTACAGAAATAGGCCTGGTATCTACTCCAACCCTTGCATATGCAACCAGAGAATACGAATGCGGTGTAATGGTTACAGCCTCCCATAATCCCTCAGAGTATGTAGGGATCAAACTCTGGAACCCTGATGGCATGGCCTTTGACTCGGCACAGCAGGAAGAGATAGAAAAAGCAATTGAAGATGAGGACTTTTCCATGGTTCCCTGGAACCTGATAGGCAAGTTCGAAGAAGACGGAAGTGCTATTCGGGCCCATATGAACATGATCAAAAAGCTTGTCGAAGGTTCCAGCCTGAAAGTTGTACTTGACTGCGGGTGCGGAGCAGGAGGGACAATTAGCCCTTATCTTCTTCAGGAACTGGGCTGTGAGGTAATAACCCTGAATGCTCAGCCTGATGGTCATTTCCCTGCGAGAAACCCTGAACCAAACGATGAAAACCTTTCCATGCTCAAAAAAGCTGTTGTGGATTTCGGAGCTGATCTCGGAATCGCACACGATGGTGACGCGGATCGGATGATGGCTGTGGACGAGAAAGGCAATTTTGTTTCAGGAGACGAAATGCTTGCAATTTTCGGGCTGTATGAATGTAATGGTAAGAAAGGAACAGTCGTCGTGCCTGTGGATACTTCAATGATGGTTGATGATTCCCTTAAGGGTTCGGAAATTGTGAGAACAAGAGTTGGAGACGTTTACGTTGCAGAGGGCATAAAACAGTGCAGTGCTATCTATGGAGGCGAGCCATCAGGAAGCTGGATATTCCCGAAGATTTCCTACTGCCCGGATGGAATTTACGCAGCTGCAAAACTTGTTGAGATTGTCAAGAAAAAGAAATTAAGCGAGCTTCGAGAAGAACTTCCCAGGTATGCCACAAAAAGAGGAGCTTTTCCCTGTGCAAATGACAAAAAGGCAGAGTTTATGGGAAAAATTAAGGCCAAACTCGAGCCTTTGGGAAAGGTACTTGACATCGACGGAATTCGCGTGGAAATGAACAATGGCTGGGTACTCGTCCGCCCCTCGGGGACGGAAGCAAAAGTTAGAATTACAGCTGAAGCCCGGGAAAATGTTGATGAGATTTTCGAGATGGCTGAAAAGATAGCAAAGGAGGCACTTAAATGAAAGCGGTTGTCCTTGTGGCAGGCAAAGGCACAAGGATGGAACCTCTAACTTCCGGCTGTTCCAAAGTTATGCTCCAGGTCGCAAATAAACCAATCCTCGAACATATTCTCAATTCAGCCATAGAAGCAGGCATTGAAGGCTTTGTCTTCATTACCGGTTATCTCGAAGAACAGATAAAAGAGTACTTCGGGGACGGAAGCAAATGGGGAGTAAGCATAGAGTACGTGCAGCAGAAAGAGCAGCTAGGAACTGCAAATGCAATAGGCTGTGCAAAAGGCTATGTTGATGGGGCTTTCCTTGTACTTAACGGGGATATGCTCATAGGCCAGGAGGACTTAAAAGCCCTTATCTCAAGGACAGAGGAAGCTGTCATCTGCGTAAAAGAAGTAGAAAACCCGTCGGATTTCGGGGTACTTGAAACCGATGATAGTAGAGTTGTCAGGATAATAGAAAAACCTAAAAACCCTCCTACTAACCTTGCAAACGCCGGAATATATCTCTTCAGGCAATCCATTTTTGACTTTATTGACAGAACCCGGGCCTCAGTGAGAAATGAATTTGAGATTACGGACTCCATCCAGATGCTGATCGACAGTGGAGCAGCTGTGGGTTACAGCCCTCTCGAAGGCAGATGGATAGATATAGGGTACCCATGGGATCTCCTGAAAGCAAATGAATACCTCCTGAAAGGCCTTGAGGGCAGCTGCGAAGGTACCGTGGAACCGAACGCTACCGTAAGAGGAGCGGTTGTAATCGGGAAAGGCACTCTTATCAGGAACGGTTCTTATATCGAAGGTCCGGTAATAATAGGAGAAAACTGCGATATCGGGCCTAACTGTTTTATTCGTCCTTCCACCGCAATAGGGAATCATGTAAGAGTTGGAAATGCCGTAGAAATAAAAAATACGATTATTATGAAGGACACTCATGTGGGTCACCTGAGTTATGTAGGAGACAGTGTTATCGGGCACCGCTGCAACTTTGGAGCTGGTACCAAGGTTGCAAACCTCCGCCATGACGGAAAAAACATAAAAGTAATGATAAAAAACAGGATTCTTGACTCGGGCAGGAGAAAACTCGGGGTGATTATGGGAGATGACGTGCATACAGGTATCAATACAAGTATAAATATCGGCACGATAATGGAAAAAGGAAGATATACATATCCTGGAGAGGTTGTCAAGCATTAACCCTTGATACTAAATAGATTTATTGTAACTATTCAGCTACCAAAAAGCTTATTGATATTCGATTGATATCGATTATGATAAAAAGAGAACTGACATTAGGACAAAAATATAATCAAGCACTAAGTAAAATAAATTTCATTTTTTGGATTTGTATATCTAATATCAATAACGATGGCTATTGATGTATTTTGTCCAGGCTGAATAGTTACGATTCAATGCATTGTTACTTTTGCAATGAATTATTATTGTGGAATTTTAGTATTCAAAATGTGAAAGAAATACATTCAAAACTTTCTCATTTGTTTCAAGCCCATTTTTGATCCTAATTGCATCTCCTTCCGAAATCCAATCAGTTGATCCGTCTCCAATACGAATATAACACAAGATAGACTGTTTTAATTGAAGATTATTTTTTTTCAACATTGCGATAAATTTTTTATCTGCTATGAACTCTTCGGGTAATATAATTATGTTATAGTTTTCTTTTCTGATTTCAACTTCAAAAGTCAAATTTTCATCTTTCTTCAGCTCATTTATTATATCGGTTTTTTTATCTTGGTCTACAGTTATGTAGTATCTTCTTAGCATATCCTTGGAGTCGTAATCTATGGTATAGTTCTCAGTTATGTTGTAATTATCAAGAATGGCATTAACTTCTGGCTCAGTAGTTCCGTTTTCAAATTGGATATATATACCACTTACCTGCGGTTCTTGAGTTTGTTTTTTCATATCAATTGAAGTTTTTATACATAGTCCAAGCAGTATTGCAAGAATCAGAAAAAAGGCAAAAGCAGCTATTGTATTACTACTTTTACTCATATTATTCACCTCAAAAAATGAGGAGTTTTAACTCCTCACATATATGCGATCAGCTTCAGAACCAAGTGTTTTCCAATAAGCCATACCTAACGACGTATAGTAAGGGTCACCTATACGCAAATATTACCACTTTGTTTATATCTACGACAAACTCTGGCATGAGTTCCAGTTCCACTCCTGAAAGGTCTATAATTGTTAATTTCAGAAACAGCTTTGTAAAAGTCAAGAAAGTACATTTGAACTCTATAAATTCCTTAGTATTAGTTCATTATAAGTCTTATGTCCAAATTATCTAACAATATAATTTTCGAACTAATTTTAAGTTTTAAATTGTTATTTGATGTCTGAATATTAGATGATTTAGCTATAAAGTATATCTAGTTTATATATGAGAGAATTGCCTTTAGTCATACTTTACTTCATCCAAAATTATCCAGCCTATATTCCGTAGTATTCTTTCAAAAATAAATAATTTCCCTGATAGCATTTTTGAAATATAAGTAATATACTTAATGACACTTGGTGAAAATTAAATAAATTTTTTTATTCTCTAATTCACCAGTGAGAAGACAATTCAACTAACATCTTCGAAAATTAAGTTTGAATATTTTTTCAATGGTTTTCGTTATTTACAGTTTTTAAATTCCTACTAATTATATGCAAAAATTTATTAAAAAGTATACAAAAAATTAATAAATATAGAAAGATATTTAGCAAACTATAAAAATTTTTATTAATGTGCCATAGTGTTACCTGATAAATATTTATTTGTAAAAAAATAATTAGGAACGTTATGATTAATACCAATGATTTCGATGTTAAAACCAGAATTAGGAATCTTTTTATTAAAGAGTTGCCTTATTCTTAAAAATATTTTTACGTATTTACTCTTTATGATTTCAGAAATGCATTTGTGTATTTAAAGCCTTTAAGTTCTGAAAATATATAATATTTGCAATAACTTACCCGCGATATCTGAAAAGCTAATTTAGCGAGCTAAATTCTAGCAAATAATCCTAAAATTTGAGGAGGTGTGGATACGCTACTGTATAAAAATTTAACTGCCAAAGACAATAATATATTTTGTTCTGACCACCTTCAGCCGATGTCGATGTTAAAACGAGAATTAATGATATTTTTATTGGTAAATTTCCTTCTTCTTGCAAGCGTTTCTACAGCTTTATGTGCAACTAGCTCATCAATAGTATATGTTGCGGGGGATGGCACTGGAAAATATAATTGCGATGGAAAAGACGATCATGTACAGATAAATCAGGCCCTTAAGTTTGTGGCAAGTAACTCCAAATATACCACTGTCCACCTTAAAGGTCCTTTTACATATGTTATTGACGATACTCTTCTCATTGGCAGCAATACTATTCTTGAAGGGGATTCAAGTGCTGTGATCAAACTTGCTAATAATGCAGGCTGGGTTGCAATGAAACCCTTGATCAAGCAGATGAGTAGTTCTGGTAATAGTAACATTGTAGTAAGAGGTTTCAAGGTTAATGGAAACCGTAAAGGCAATTCAAAAGTTTCTTTGGGTGACGGGCACTATAATATAATGTACTTCACTAACTGCAACAACATAAAAGTATACAATATGTATATGTATGATGGTCTCGGCGATGGGCTGAGGGCAAATTCCTGTAAAAACATCCAATTTTATAACAACAAGTTATACAAAATGGGGCACGACGGTCTGTTTGCTATTAGCAGTCAGTATGTACAAGCCTGGAAAAACAGGATAACCTGCAGGACTAACAGCGGTCTTAGAATCTGGAACTCAAACCACGTAAAATTCCATGATAATGTGATTGATTCTTTCTACGACTGGAGCGCAGGCGGTCCAGGAATTCAAATCGAAAAAGGCGGGACTGATACAGGCACTATGGATAGTATTAGTATCTACAATAATGTTATCCATAACACCTATGGTCCTGGGATCTGGATTTTCAATTATGATACCGCTTCTGCTACTAAAGATCTTGGAAAAAATGTTCGTATTCACAATAATGTCTTTTACAGAACAGGCACCAATCCTAGCATTACCTGGGTCGGCGGTGTCATAATTAGCGGATTTCATAATACTTACATTGAAAACAATGTCTTTGACGGCATATATCATGTAGCTATTGCCAATTTGTATCCGGAAAATTATTCACCAAGTTACACGTCAAAATCCGTATATGCAATAATTGCCCGTAACAATATAATCGTAAACACCCTGAAACGTAAAAAGAGTCCGGGTGGGACAGGGTATGGTGTGATGAATTATCTCGCCAGTAAAAACCATAAAATATATTTGCAATATAACTGCCTCTACAACAACGCAGTAGGAAATTATAAAAGTTGTACCTCGAAAACTGACATCCATGTAAATCCACTATTTGCGAGCCAGACAAAACATGATTACCATCTGAAATCAACAACTGGAAGATGGAATGGAAAAACCTGGGTTAAAGACACAGTAATCTCTCCCTGTATTGATGCCGGACATCCGTCTTGGAGTTACTCTCATGAACCGAAACCCAACGGAAAAAGGATTAACATAGGCAGGTACGGAAATACGATATATGCATCAAAATCAAAGAGTTAATGCGTCATATATGTATCAAAAACCTGTATAAAGAGATCTTGTAAATTTGAAAAATTTGAGAACAAACCATAAATTCTGAAAAATTATGCCCTTTTCACAGAAAGGAAAAGAGCATTTCAAATCAATAACTTCTAGAGCTTAGATTTCTAGAGCTCAAAAATTTAGTTATTATTTATTATTTATTATTTATTTACTTATAAAATGTCTTTAAAGTTGAGAGCATAAAGTTTCGGAAAAGCCCTTCGGTTTCCACCTTCAGAGAGCCGTCATTCATGCTTTTTACGGCTTCCTTTAAAGGTTCTTTTGAATCAAGCACATTTTGTATGGTTTTTTCATCGGTTTCCACTGTGATGGAAGGTCCAAACTTTGAGTTTGGGTCATCAGGAGTTTCATAACTGTAGAAATCCCTTACTTGTCCTCCTCCCATAAGTAAAGTCACGTAAAGCATCTCGCCGTTCTCAAGTTTGATTTTCCCGGCGATCTCCTCACTGGCCACCAGTCTCTGCAGAATATCAGGAACTTTATCGAAATTCTTGTTATAAAGCTCGACGTTTGCACTCAGTTCTGCAAAGAGAGCATTTTCATTAGTAGAATTCTCAGGCGCTTGATAAAGGTCAGCTTTTTTGATACTGCCTGTATTCGAAGCTGCCCCCGCTATTGGGACAAGTAAAAGCAGAATTAAAATCAAAAGACTCAAAGCTTTAGTTTTACTGCAAGGAGACATAACTGAAAATAAGAGGAAGGAATATAAAAAAGTTATTGATACAAAAATAAAAAAGATACTGATACAAAATATACTGAAGCAGGACAAAAAGCATACTGAAGCAGGACAAAAAGTATACTGAAGCAGAACAAAAAGTATACTGAAGCAGAACAAAAAGACTAGAAACAAGATGATCAGTATATAAATTGGATTCTGAACACTTTTCCCTTAATGACTTTACGAACATTAAATAGTAATCAATATATAAACATACCTTTTAGAATCTGTTCCTTTACGAATATG belongs to Methanosarcina barkeri 3 and includes:
- the glmS gene encoding glutamine--fructose-6-phosphate transaminase (isomerizing), whose amino-acid sequence is MCGIVGYAGENSAASVIIESLKKLEYRGYDSAGISILNNGIDTYKSVGKIVNLEATIPDGTSGNIGIGHTRWATHGRPSTTNAHPHTSGNPCKISVVHNGIIENYMALKEQLTAEGYEFKSETDTEVVAHLLHKHIYGQPDGREVKCELLTGLREALKEIEGSYALAVLCADEQGKLVLARKDSPLVIGLGKGENFAASDVTAFLNYTRDVIFVNDLETAILTPTSVEIFDREGKVCEKRIEKIEWDFEAAEKAGYEHFMLKEIHEQVSAIHNTLAGKVSELEGTIDLKELSMTDEEIRKLSRVQILACGTSWHAGLLGKYLFEQLAGIHCDIDICSEYRYRSPVISDGTIAIAITQSGETADTLAAVREIMSYNCPTLAITNVVGSTITREANSVLYTRAGPEIGVAATKTFSTQLTLLYILAVKFALARGKLSPNYVKGFITGLRKVPGQIQQILNQKEAVKECAENFAHAENYFFLGRHFNYPIALEGALKLKEISYLHAEGFAAGELKHGPIALLEKGTPVVTIATRGQTYDKVLSNIKEVKARDATVIAVADNKDTEIGKYADVVLTIPQTSELLSPLLSVVVLQLLAYYTALARGCSIDKPRNLAKSVTVE
- the glmU gene encoding bifunctional sugar-1-phosphate nucleotidylyltransferase/acetyltransferase; translated protein: MKAVVLVAGKGTRMEPLTSGCSKVMLQVANKPILEHILNSAIEAGIEGFVFITGYLEEQIKEYFGDGSKWGVSIEYVQQKEQLGTANAIGCAKGYVDGAFLVLNGDMLIGQEDLKALISRTEEAVICVKEVENPSDFGVLETDDSRVVRIIEKPKNPPTNLANAGIYLFRQSIFDFIDRTRASVRNEFEITDSIQMLIDSGAAVGYSPLEGRWIDIGYPWDLLKANEYLLKGLEGSCEGTVEPNATVRGAVVIGKGTLIRNGSYIEGPVIIGENCDIGPNCFIRPSTAIGNHVRVGNAVEIKNTIIMKDTHVGHLSYVGDSVIGHRCNFGAGTKVANLRHDGKNIKVMIKNRILDSGRRKLGVIMGDDVHTGINTSINIGTIMEKGRYTYPGEVVKH
- the glmM gene encoding phosphoglucosamine mutase, with product MKLFGSSGIRGIANKEITPELALKVGLVLGSRKKTAVIGRDPRVSAPMIEHALIAGLTATGCAVTEIGLVSTPTLAYATREYECGVMVTASHNPSEYVGIKLWNPDGMAFDSAQQEEIEKAIEDEDFSMVPWNLIGKFEEDGSAIRAHMNMIKKLVEGSSLKVVLDCGCGAGGTISPYLLQELGCEVITLNAQPDGHFPARNPEPNDENLSMLKKAVVDFGADLGIAHDGDADRMMAVDEKGNFVSGDEMLAIFGLYECNGKKGTVVVPVDTSMMVDDSLKGSEIVRTRVGDVYVAEGIKQCSAIYGGEPSGSWIFPKISYCPDGIYAAAKLVEIVKKKKLSELREELPRYATKRGAFPCANDKKAEFMGKIKAKLEPLGKVLDIDGIRVEMNNGWVLVRPSGTEAKVRITAEARENVDEIFEMAEKIAKEALK
- the glmU gene encoding bifunctional sugar-1-phosphate nucleotidylyltransferase/acetyltransferase, translating into MKAIILAAGEGLRCRPLTLTRSKVMLPIANRPILEHVIGSLEKNGITDIILVVGYKKERIMDYFEDGLNFGVKIKYVEQRAQLGTAHAIEQAKKWIDPEDSVFLVLNGDNLVEPKTIADLLNNYEGDASLLTVRMEETAGYGVVLKEKERVTKILEKRPGDLSRIVNTGIYIFTPNVFETIEKTPISENGEYAITDTLQLMIDEGKIVTSVSTESKWLDAVHSWDLLKANATVLNSDRNLKLEGEIEDGVFLSGKVAVGKNTRIRSGTYIVGPVVIGENCDIGPNVVILPSTTIGDNVSIRSFTEIQNSIIMNDCRIYSHGRISNSIIGSNNTIGSGFFVEEKEGLSIIMNGTVHRAPKLGTIFGDDNRIGNSVLVKAGVTIAVDCQVESGNTIYKDLSRHSVVL
- a CDS encoding right-handed parallel beta-helix repeat-containing protein — its product is MVNFLLLASVSTALCATSSSIVYVAGDGTGKYNCDGKDDHVQINQALKFVASNSKYTTVHLKGPFTYVIDDTLLIGSNTILEGDSSAVIKLANNAGWVAMKPLIKQMSSSGNSNIVVRGFKVNGNRKGNSKVSLGDGHYNIMYFTNCNNIKVYNMYMYDGLGDGLRANSCKNIQFYNNKLYKMGHDGLFAISSQYVQAWKNRITCRTNSGLRIWNSNHVKFHDNVIDSFYDWSAGGPGIQIEKGGTDTGTMDSISIYNNVIHNTYGPGIWIFNYDTASATKDLGKNVRIHNNVFYRTGTNPSITWVGGVIISGFHNTYIENNVFDGIYHVAIANLYPENYSPSYTSKSVYAIIARNNIIVNTLKRKKSPGGTGYGVMNYLASKNHKIYLQYNCLYNNAVGNYKSCTSKTDIHVNPLFASQTKHDYHLKSTTGRWNGKTWVKDTVISPCIDAGHPSWSYSHEPKPNGKRINIGRYGNTIYASKSKS
- a CDS encoding replication protein A, translating into MKQTAQSIRDRFLKLGIDVPVEDIESRLDELITKFKVPSNEAQRSVTNYFLKKYAIPKNEFYTRQAEPQLTKIMDISENGQWANLKAKVVQLWENTHESISQVGLLGDETGIIKFTEWKNAELPELEQGESYLFRSVVVGEYNGRFQVQLNKNTSIEKLDEAIGVGGGDFTPAARESELRNISDLSGGQWATVKGKVVQLWENSHESIEQAGLIGDPTGVIKFTNWASSELPDMEEGKSYVLKNVVVNEWGGKIQLQLNRSSSIEELDEDIKVGSSTSTYFGAMVDIQTGSGLIKRCPECKRALVKGACPEHGKVKGEYDLRIKAVLDSGTSTQDVLINRELTEELAGLSLDTAIAMAADALDPGVVLDTIKHELVGRYYTVTGHKLDRYILVDSITPKTSLDKEMLDEMLSLNETFTKLEVQ
- a CDS encoding UPF0228 family protein; the encoded protein is MSKSSNTIAAFAFFLILAILLGLCIKTSIDMKKQTQEPQVSGIYIQFENGTTEPEVNAILDNYNITENYTIDYDSKDMLRRYYITVDQDKKTDIINELKKDENLTFEVEIRKENYNIIILPEEFIADKKFIAMLKKNNLQLKQSILCYIRIGDGSTDWISEGDAIRIKNGLETNEKVLNVFLSHFEY